The Bernardetia litoralis DSM 6794 genome includes a window with the following:
- a CDS encoding TetR/AcrR family transcriptional regulator: MARKKQYIEQVVIEKAMSLFWRNGYETTSIRMLEKEMGINQFSIYASFGSKEGVFIESIKCYQEKMKSITDKLEKSLSGTEGIKQYFYDFLEFSKETNCQKGCLVTNTFNELGQEASPLVMKELSKFSSQMRSLFINNLKQDSAKDAETIEIQGNYLITSMLGLSLASKVLQKNQLNDFIETAFKNL; this comes from the coding sequence ATGGCAAGAAAAAAACAATATATAGAACAAGTAGTCATAGAAAAAGCAATGTCTTTATTTTGGCGCAATGGTTATGAAACCACCTCTATTCGTATGTTAGAAAAAGAGATGGGAATTAATCAGTTTTCTATTTATGCCAGTTTTGGTAGCAAAGAAGGTGTTTTTATTGAAAGCATCAAATGTTATCAAGAAAAAATGAAAAGTATTACCGACAAATTGGAAAAGTCATTGAGTGGGACTGAAGGTATCAAACAATATTTTTATGATTTTTTAGAGTTTTCTAAAGAAACAAATTGCCAAAAAGGTTGTTTGGTTACCAATACTTTTAATGAACTTGGACAGGAAGCAAGTCCTTTAGTGATGAAGGAATTATCAAAATTTTCTTCTCAAATGAGAAGTTTATTTATTAACAATTTGAAACAAGATTCTGCAAAAGATGCAGAAACAATAGAGATACAAGGCAATTATTTGATTACATCAATGTTGGGATTATCTCTAGCCTCAAAAGTACTTCAAAAAAATCAACTAAACGATTTTATAGAAACAGCTTTCAAAAATCTGTAA
- a CDS encoding carboxymuconolactone decarboxylase family protein: MSTFKIHSIESAPEQSKARLEQSVKSFGSVPGLHGVLAESPQLFEAYQTLHKLFAESSFDNEELTVVWQTVNVEHACHYCVPAHTGIAHMMKINPAITEALRNGTELPTKKLQVLHETTLSLVRNRGAITESELKTFFDAGYTERSLLDIILGISQKVISNYTNRVAETPVDKAFEKFAWKKA, encoded by the coding sequence ATGAGCACATTCAAAATTCATAGCATCGAATCAGCACCTGAGCAAAGCAAAGCACGTTTAGAACAATCTGTAAAGAGTTTTGGCTCTGTACCAGGTTTGCATGGTGTTTTGGCTGAGTCACCTCAATTATTTGAGGCTTATCAAACTTTACACAAATTATTTGCTGAATCATCATTTGATAATGAAGAATTGACAGTTGTATGGCAAACTGTTAATGTTGAGCATGCTTGTCATTATTGTGTTCCTGCACACACTGGTATCGCTCACATGATGAAAATAAATCCTGCTATCACAGAAGCATTGAGAAATGGAACTGAGTTGCCAACTAAAAAATTACAAGTTTTGCATGAAACGACGCTTTCTTTGGTAAGAAATCGTGGTGCTATCACAGAAAGTGAACTAAAAACATTTTTTGATGCTGGTTATACTGAGCGCAGTTTATTAGATATTATTTTGGGAATTTCTCAAAAAGTAATCAGTAATTATACTAACCGTGTTGCTGAAACGCCTGTTGATAAAGCATTTGAAAAATTTGCTTGGAAAAAAGCATAA
- a CDS encoding Crp/Fnr family transcriptional regulator, translated as MLQTFTEFKTSPELTQKLYDNSIIKNYKAGSVILEEESSIRSIPIIAKGSIRVIRTEEDGREIFLYYIKSGESCIMSFLGGMHNEASKVRAEVEEDAEILFLPIDKVMLFIKEYPEWLDYIFRLYHKRFEELLDVVNAMAFKKVDERLLHLLHKKAELTNSKTISITHEHLANELATARVVVSRLLKQLENNGVVELGRNKITIL; from the coding sequence ATGCTTCAAACTTTCACAGAATTCAAAACTTCGCCAGAGCTTACCCAAAAACTCTACGATAATAGTATCATCAAAAACTACAAAGCAGGCAGTGTGATTTTGGAAGAAGAATCTTCCATTCGCTCTATTCCAATTATTGCAAAAGGAAGTATTCGTGTTATCCGAACGGAAGAAGATGGTAGAGAAATTTTCCTGTATTATATCAAGTCTGGTGAAAGTTGTATTATGTCTTTTTTGGGTGGAATGCACAATGAAGCTAGTAAAGTGCGTGCAGAAGTAGAAGAAGATGCAGAAATTTTATTTTTACCAATTGATAAAGTAATGTTGTTTATCAAAGAATATCCTGAATGGTTGGATTATATTTTTAGATTGTATCACAAGCGTTTTGAGGAGCTTTTGGATGTTGTCAATGCGATGGCTTTTAAGAAAGTAGATGAACGTCTTTTGCATCTTTTACACAAAAAAGCAGAGCTAACAAACTCAAAAACAATTTCTATCACACATGAGCATTTGGCAAACGAACTTGCAACGGCAAGAGTGGTTGTGTCAAGACTTTTAAAGCAGCTAGAAAATAATGGAGTTGTAGAACTTGGCAGAAATAAAATTACGATTCTGTAA
- a CDS encoding sulfite exporter TauE/SafE family protein — protein MIEFIGYFAAIFIGISLGLIGGGGSILTVPVLVYLFHIEPVVATAYSLFVVGLTSSVGAFSYFKQGLVKMKMALVFGIPSIFSVFLTRNYLVPAIPNEILNVGDFVLTKGIFLMALFAVLMILASYKMIKSGSKKKETTPIQKIDSEPKAFNYPMVIIQGLIVGLITGLVGAGGGFIIIPALVFLLGLKMKEAIGTSLTIITLNSFFGFLVSQNQMQTDWKLLLILSTMSIIGIFVGMALSKRIDGAKLKPLFGWFVLIMGSYILMKELFF, from the coding sequence ATGATAGAATTTATAGGTTATTTTGCTGCCATTTTTATAGGAATTTCACTTGGGCTTATTGGAGGAGGAGGAAGTATTCTGACTGTTCCTGTTTTGGTGTATCTATTTCATATTGAGCCTGTTGTGGCAACAGCTTACTCACTTTTTGTAGTCGGTTTGACCAGTAGTGTTGGCGCATTTAGTTATTTCAAACAAGGTTTGGTTAAGATGAAAATGGCTTTAGTTTTTGGTATTCCATCTATTTTTTCAGTTTTCTTGACGAGGAATTATTTAGTCCCTGCTATTCCCAATGAAATTTTGAATGTAGGAGATTTTGTTCTTACAAAAGGAATTTTCTTAATGGCTTTATTTGCTGTTTTGATGATTTTAGCTTCTTATAAAATGATAAAATCGGGTTCTAAGAAAAAAGAAACGACTCCAATTCAAAAAATAGATTCAGAGCCAAAGGCTTTCAATTACCCAATGGTAATTATTCAAGGTTTGATTGTTGGTTTGATAACTGGTCTTGTGGGTGCTGGAGGTGGATTTATTATTATTCCTGCTTTGGTTTTTCTACTTGGTTTGAAAATGAAAGAAGCCATTGGAACTTCGCTTACTATTATTACACTCAATTCTTTTTTTGGTTTTTTGGTTTCTCAAAATCAAATGCAAACAGATTGGAAACTTCTTTTGATTCTTTCTACCATGTCTATTATAGGAATTTTTGTAGGAATGGCACTTTCAAAACGCATTGACGGAGCAAAATTAAAACCTCTTTTTGGGTGGTTTGTGCTGATAATGGGAAGTTATATTTTGATGAAGGAATTGTTTTTTTGA
- the coaBC gene encoding bifunctional phosphopantothenoylcysteine decarboxylase/phosphopantothenate--cysteine ligase CoaBC, with amino-acid sequence MTAIPTPKNSIDNSINHLQNKKILLGVCGSISAYKSALLVRLLVKQNCEVQVIMTKSATDFITPLTLATLSKKPVLIDFIKNKEGIWNNHVELGLWADAFIIAPASENTIAKLANGLCDNLLSATYLSARCPVFVAPAMDLDMYQHPATLRNLEYLKSYENILIEATHGELASGLVGQGRLEEPENIIAFLNTFFKNYIKKEANIKEVKPSYLPLKGKKITLTAGATREAIDPVRYLTNHSSGKMGYAIAKEAQKLGAEVTLISTSSLTNPENVNVVKIASADEMLLAVDSVFQETDIFIFAAAVADYRPLEVATQKIKKEEGVDKMVIELTKNPDIAATIGAKKQSSQFLVGFALETNNELENAQGKLKKKNLDMIVLNSLQEKGAGFGHDTNKISIIDSNKKTDFELKSKTEVAKDILKTIIDKLELRKNPILEKEEIEKPISIKKFEINKKEEF; translated from the coding sequence ATGACAGCTATTCCAACTCCTAAAAATAGTATTGACAATTCTATCAATCATTTACAAAATAAAAAAATACTTTTGGGTGTCTGTGGAAGTATTTCGGCTTACAAATCAGCTCTTTTGGTTCGTCTTTTAGTAAAACAGAATTGCGAAGTTCAAGTAATTATGACCAAATCTGCCACTGATTTTATTACGCCTCTTACTCTTGCCACGCTTTCAAAAAAACCTGTTTTGATTGATTTTATTAAAAATAAAGAAGGCATTTGGAATAATCATGTTGAGTTAGGACTTTGGGCAGATGCTTTTATTATTGCTCCTGCATCCGAAAATACGATTGCAAAATTAGCCAATGGATTGTGTGATAATTTACTTTCTGCTACTTATTTATCAGCTCGTTGCCCTGTTTTTGTTGCTCCTGCAATGGATTTGGATATGTATCAACATCCTGCCACTTTACGAAATTTGGAGTACTTAAAAAGTTATGAAAATATTCTGATTGAAGCAACTCATGGAGAGCTTGCAAGTGGACTTGTGGGACAAGGACGACTAGAAGAACCTGAAAATATAATTGCTTTTTTAAATACCTTCTTTAAAAATTATATCAAAAAAGAAGCTAATATAAAAGAGGTTAAACCTTCTTATTTACCATTAAAAGGAAAAAAAATTACGCTTACAGCAGGTGCAACTCGTGAAGCCATTGACCCTGTTCGGTATCTAACAAATCATTCTTCGGGCAAAATGGGCTATGCAATTGCTAAAGAAGCACAGAAATTAGGTGCAGAAGTTACGCTTATTTCTACCTCAAGTCTTACAAATCCAGAAAATGTAAATGTTGTCAAAATTGCTTCGGCTGATGAAATGCTTTTGGCTGTTGATTCTGTTTTTCAAGAAACAGATATTTTTATTTTTGCTGCTGCTGTGGCTGATTATCGTCCTTTGGAAGTAGCTACTCAAAAAATAAAAAAAGAAGAAGGAGTTGATAAAATGGTAATTGAACTTACCAAAAATCCAGATATTGCTGCTACCATTGGAGCAAAAAAACAAAGCAGTCAGTTTTTAGTAGGCTTTGCGCTTGAAACCAATAACGAATTAGAAAATGCACAAGGAAAACTCAAAAAGAAAAATTTGGATATGATTGTCTTAAATTCTTTGCAAGAAAAAGGTGCAGGTTTTGGACACGATACAAATAAAATTAGTATTATTGATTCCAACAAAAAAACAGATTTTGAATTAAAATCGAAAACAGAAGTAGCTAAAGATATTTTGAAGACAATTATTGATAAATTAGAACTTCGTAAAAATCCTATTTTAGAAAAAGAGGAAATTGAAAAACCTATTTCTATCAAAAAATTTGAGATAAATAAAAAAGAGGAGTTTTAG
- a CDS encoding alpha/beta fold hydrolase, whose product MKLKLPDGFSIYYEHHFIDDSKYTLVFLNGLSQSTVSWYPIVQVLKNQFNIVLIDSIFQGQSDQKGDYRSFEQHAADANQVLEKINAKRIVPIGISYGGAVAMRLLVNYPTNIEKAVLLSTFANRTPYFDFIGNTWRSALLSGGYELMLDVMLPAVLGQDYFFSPLIPIQDIQNARLLNKITSDSLMKLMDATENSGDYREELKSVSIQVKVIHGSQDILTTPKMGQNIVDALPNASFKLLPRKGHTLNLEAIPELILEIENFLKV is encoded by the coding sequence ATGAAATTAAAACTCCCAGATGGTTTTTCCATTTATTACGAACATCATTTTATAGATGATAGCAAATATACACTTGTTTTTTTGAATGGACTTTCTCAATCGACGGTATCATGGTATCCGATTGTACAAGTTTTGAAAAATCAGTTTAATATTGTTTTGATAGATTCTATTTTCCAAGGACAATCCGACCAAAAAGGCGATTATAGAAGTTTTGAACAGCATGCAGCCGATGCTAATCAGGTTTTAGAAAAAATAAATGCAAAACGAATTGTGCCTATTGGTATTTCGTATGGTGGAGCTGTGGCAATGCGTTTGTTGGTAAACTATCCCACCAATATTGAAAAAGCAGTTTTACTTTCTACCTTTGCAAACCGAACTCCGTATTTTGATTTTATCGGAAATACGTGGAGGAGTGCGCTTTTATCGGGTGGGTATGAGCTTATGTTGGATGTGATGTTGCCTGCTGTTTTGGGACAGGATTATTTTTTTAGTCCACTTATTCCAATTCAAGATATTCAAAATGCAAGATTGCTCAACAAAATTACCTCTGATTCATTGATGAAATTGATGGATGCAACAGAAAATAGTGGAGATTATAGAGAAGAATTAAAATCTGTAAGCATCCAAGTGAAAGTAATTCATGGTTCGCAAGACATTCTGACAACTCCCAAAATGGGACAAAATATTGTTGATGCGCTGCCTAATGCAAGTTTCAAACTTTTGCCAAGAAAAGGACATACGCTTAATTTAGAAGCTATTCCTGAATTAATACTAGAAATTGAGAATTTTTTGAAAGTATAA
- a CDS encoding 3-deoxy-D-manno-octulosonic acid transferase, whose translation MKSWLYDISLWGYWQGIKIAAPFNEKANLFKKGRQNWKTELRTKFEKIEQPVAWFHCASLGEFEQGRPVIEAFKEEYPDYKILLTFFSPSGYEIRKNYDKADTIMYLPLDTQKNAEFFVETVNPKIAFFIKYEFWHHFIEETAKRDIPLLSVSTIFRKDQHFFKGNKQGKQEKESNFSVKMLERFTYFFVQNKLSKDLLNSINISTVSIAGDTRFDRVAHIVSQRKELPILERFVEQNKLLVVGSSWQEDIEIIAPAFEKLKKSNLKCKVKLVIASHNISESDLQNIEKAFHFIKTMRYSKVNLKGQENIQDLQQADVLIIDNIGLLSSIYSYGDVAYIGGAFGKGLHNILEAATFGMPIIFGNKSYHKFQEATDLLEKKGAFTVSNAKELENLLNKLFTDSYFKEQINEITREYVIQNTGATTQVMDFCKTIL comes from the coding sequence ATGAAAAGTTGGTTATATGATATTTCGTTGTGGGGATATTGGCAAGGAATAAAAATTGCTGCTCCTTTCAATGAAAAAGCAAATTTATTTAAAAAAGGAAGACAAAATTGGAAAACAGAACTGCGAACAAAATTTGAAAAAATTGAGCAGCCTGTGGCGTGGTTTCATTGTGCATCTTTGGGCGAGTTCGAACAAGGAAGACCTGTAATAGAAGCCTTCAAAGAAGAGTATCCTGATTATAAAATCCTATTGACTTTCTTTTCGCCAAGTGGTTACGAAATCCGTAAAAACTATGATAAAGCTGATACAATTATGTATTTGCCATTAGATACACAAAAAAATGCTGAGTTTTTTGTCGAAACTGTGAACCCTAAAATTGCATTTTTTATAAAATATGAATTTTGGCATCATTTCATTGAAGAAACTGCAAAACGTGATATTCCTCTTCTTTCAGTTTCTACTATTTTTAGAAAAGACCAACATTTTTTTAAAGGAAATAAGCAAGGAAAACAAGAAAAAGAAAGTAATTTTTCTGTAAAAATGCTTGAACGTTTTACTTATTTTTTTGTGCAAAATAAACTCTCAAAGGATTTATTAAACAGTATAAATATCTCAACTGTCAGTATTGCAGGTGATACTCGTTTTGATAGAGTGGCGCATATTGTTTCTCAAAGAAAAGAATTGCCGATTTTAGAAAGATTTGTTGAACAAAATAAACTCTTAGTGGTCGGAAGTTCGTGGCAAGAAGATATTGAAATAATTGCACCAGCTTTTGAAAAGTTAAAAAAGAGTAATCTGAAATGCAAAGTAAAATTGGTTATTGCTTCGCATAATATTTCAGAATCTGACCTTCAAAATATAGAAAAAGCATTTCATTTTATCAAAACAATGCGTTATTCAAAAGTAAATCTAAAAGGTCAAGAAAATATTCAAGATTTACAACAAGCTGATGTTTTGATTATTGATAATATTGGTCTTTTATCTTCCATTTATAGTTATGGCGATGTGGCGTATATTGGTGGTGCTTTTGGAAAGGGCTTGCATAATATTTTGGAAGCTGCAACTTTTGGAATGCCTATTATTTTTGGAAATAAAAGCTATCATAAATTTCAAGAAGCGACTGATTTATTAGAAAAAAAAGGAGCTTTTACGGTTTCAAATGCAAAAGAATTAGAAAATTTATTAAATAAACTTTTTACTGATAGTTATTTTAAAGAACAGATTAACGAAATTACAAGAGAATACGTAATTCAGAATACGGGTGCAACTACTCAGGTTATGGATTTTTGTAAAACGATTTTATAA
- a CDS encoding DUF4834 family protein: MKFLIISVIILYVLYAFSGKIMQFLGKILIRKVQKQAQKQYEAQNDIRPEGEIRIETPPSKNIHPNQEGKKYDFDNIGEYVNFEEIKQS, encoded by the coding sequence ATGAAATTCCTCATTATCTCAGTTATTATTCTTTACGTATTATATGCTTTTTCTGGAAAGATAATGCAGTTTTTGGGTAAAATATTAATACGAAAAGTCCAAAAACAAGCACAAAAACAGTACGAAGCACAAAATGACATTCGTCCAGAGGGAGAAATTAGAATTGAAACTCCACCTTCAAAGAATATTCATCCTAATCAAGAAGGCAAAAAATATGATTTTGATAATATAGGTGAGTATGTGAATTTTGAAGAGATAAAACAGAGTTAG
- a CDS encoding DUF4419 domain-containing protein: protein MKQKASITFEVEKLKRAKKPLKETSFEQISKQFSEETIIGSADGKEFVSFGTHSFLKGMQVAYAEHRPFVLSPDMIWLLICQGFSKHVEVNAEKLRHLFVDFEGKKELIIENDNLLNLDKTILKAEWKKSIDEMNGEVAKHVGEDLINNLTADFSTTSLTEKIVSQITVLNAFQPYFDYTFETYACGIPQITLEGTIEDWQKVIDKSKKLAVYELDWWISELIPILEEIKETAKGGVINTEFWMNMFKQHTLEEYGSPTILDGWIIRFFPYYQSGYKKDLFEMGLSGIDDLPPQIVNVPFIHRIIGGIEPIGDIPKEFLAGFFGLEQNPTDLSLRPIIEWSIIPKRKFISNLPKGLEDADLVYKNITEFPTELLALEEISHLELFFNREVKLPQELSKKLIFYIKIEGEIKDENYIKDCLEGTLRGQINKVSFENTELRTVVKAESKKLRAEWEKEQEEKRKKTFLYKLKNLFN from the coding sequence ATGAAACAAAAAGCCTCCATAACCTTTGAAGTAGAAAAACTAAAACGAGCTAAAAAGCCATTAAAAGAAACTTCTTTTGAGCAGATTAGTAAGCAGTTTTCAGAAGAAACGATTATTGGTTCTGCTGATGGAAAAGAGTTTGTGAGTTTTGGAACGCACTCTTTTTTGAAGGGAATGCAGGTCGCTTATGCCGAACATCGTCCTTTTGTTTTGTCACCTGATATGATTTGGTTATTGATTTGTCAAGGTTTTTCGAAGCATGTAGAAGTAAATGCAGAAAAACTCCGTCATTTGTTTGTTGATTTCGAAGGAAAAAAGGAATTGATAATTGAAAATGATAATTTATTAAATCTAGACAAGACAATTTTAAAAGCAGAATGGAAAAAATCTATTGATGAAATGAATGGCGAAGTAGCCAAACACGTAGGAGAAGATTTGATAAATAACTTGACAGCAGATTTTAGCACGACTTCACTCACTGAAAAAATTGTAAGTCAGATTACAGTTTTGAATGCTTTTCAGCCTTATTTTGATTATACATTTGAAACTTATGCTTGTGGAATACCTCAAATTACTTTAGAAGGAACAATAGAAGATTGGCAAAAAGTAATTGACAAATCTAAAAAACTAGCTGTTTATGAATTAGATTGGTGGATAAGTGAATTAATACCAATTCTTGAAGAGATAAAAGAAACTGCCAAAGGAGGAGTTATAAACACCGAATTTTGGATGAATATGTTCAAACAGCATACACTTGAAGAATATGGAAGTCCTACAATATTAGATGGTTGGATTATACGTTTCTTTCCATATTATCAAAGTGGATATAAAAAAGATTTATTTGAAATGGGTTTATCTGGTATTGACGACTTGCCTCCTCAAATTGTGAATGTTCCTTTTATTCATAGAATTATAGGAGGAATAGAACCAATAGGAGATATACCAAAAGAATTTCTAGCAGGTTTTTTTGGATTAGAACAAAATCCAACTGATTTGTCTTTACGTCCCATCATAGAATGGAGTATTATTCCCAAAAGAAAATTTATTTCAAACTTACCTAAAGGACTGGAAGATGCAGATTTAGTTTATAAAAATATTACAGAATTTCCTACCGAACTTTTGGCATTAGAAGAGATAAGTCATTTAGAATTATTTTTTAATAGAGAAGTGAAATTACCTCAAGAACTATCAAAGAAGCTAATTTTTTATATAAAGATAGAAGGAGAAATTAAAGATGAAAATTATATTAAAGACTGCTTGGAAGGTACTTTAAGGGGACAAATAAACAAAGTTAGTTTTGAAAACACAGAATTAAGAACAGTAGTAAAAGCAGAAAGTAAAAAACTAAGAGCAGAATGGGAAAAAGAACAAGAAGAAAAACGCAAAAAGACCTTTCTCTACAAGCTCAAAAATTTATTCAATTAA
- a CDS encoding DUF4419 domain-containing protein: protein MKQKASITFEVEKLKRAKKPLKETSFEQISKQFSEETIIGSADGKEFVSFGTHSFLKGMQVAYAEHRPFVLSPDMIWLLICQGFSKHVEVNAEKLRHLFVDFEGKKELIIINDELLNPDKTILKAEWEKSIDEMNGEVAKHVGEDLINNLTADFSTTSLTEKIVSQITVLNAFQPYFKYTFVTFICGIPQITLEGTIEDWQKVIDKSKKLAVYELDWWISELIPILEEIKETAKGGVINTEFWMNMFKQHTLEEYGSPTILDGWIVRFFPYYQNGYKKDLFRMGLSEIDYLPPQIVNVPFIHRIIGNPTLQQELGIGTRKLEFLAGFFGLEQNPTDLSLRPVIEWSIIPQREKTMKFSEKDKKEGEVTLATLEYRNIDTFPSELLEFSNIYSLKLHFRNKIKLPKALSKIDIGHIELQGKIEKGDKKEILKRIKKIGHSKINGEVYNSKATIIQVGNHKKTFLSKLKNLFN, encoded by the coding sequence ATGAAACAAAAAGCCTCCATAACCTTCGAAGTAGAAAAACTAAAACGAGCTAAAAAGCCATTAAAAGAAACTTCTTTTGAGCAGATTAGTAAGCAGTTTTCAGAAGAAACGATTATTGGTTCTGCTGATGGAAAAGAGTTTGTGAGTTTTGGAACACACTCTTTTTTGAAGGGAATGCAGGTCGCTTATGCCGAGCATCGTCCTTTTGTTTTGTCGCCTGATATGATTTGGTTATTGATTTGTCAAGGTTTTTCGAAGCATGTAGAAGTAAATGCAGAAAAACTCCGTCATTTGTTTGTGGATTTTGAAGGAAAAAAAGAATTGATAATTATAAATGATGAGTTATTAAATCCAGACAAGACAATTTTAAAAGCAGAATGGGAAAAGTCTATTGATGAAATGAATGGCGAAGTAGCAAAACATGTGGGAGAAGATTTGATAAATAACTTAACGGCAGATTTTAGCACAACTTCACTCACTGAAAAAATTGTAAGTCAGATTACCGTTTTGAATGCTTTTCAGCCTTATTTTAAATATACATTTGTAACTTTTATTTGTGGAATACCTCAAATAACTTTAGAAGGAACAATAGAAGATTGGCAAAAAGTAATTGACAAATCTAAAAAACTAGCTGTTTATGAATTAGATTGGTGGATAAGTGAATTAATACCAATTCTTGAAGAGATAAAAGAAACTGCCAAAGGAGGAGTTATAAACACCGAATTTTGGATGAATATGTTCAAACAACATACGCTTGAAGAATATGGAAGTCCTACAATATTAGATGGTTGGATTGTTCGTTTCTTTCCATATTATCAAAATGGATATAAAAAAGATTTATTTAGAATGGGATTATCTGAAATTGATTATTTGCCTCCTCAAATTGTAAATGTTCCTTTTATTCATAGAATTATAGGCAATCCAACTTTGCAGCAAGAGCTAGGTATAGGAACAAGAAAATTAGAGTTTTTAGCAGGTTTTTTTGGATTAGAACAGAATCCAACTGATTTGTCTTTACGTCCTGTTATAGAATGGAGTATTATTCCACAAAGAGAGAAAACAATGAAATTTTCTGAAAAAGATAAAAAAGAAGGTGAAGTTACTTTAGCTACATTAGAATATAGAAACATTGATACGTTTCCTTCAGAGCTTTTAGAATTTTCAAATATTTATAGCTTAAAATTACATTTTAGGAATAAAATAAAGCTACCTAAAGCATTATCTAAAATAGATATTGGACATATTGAATTGCAAGGCAAAATAGAAAAAGGGGATAAAAAAGAAATTTTAAAACGTATCAAGAAGATTGGTCATAGTAAAATAAATGGCGAAGTATATAATTCTAAAGCAACAATAATACAAGTAGGAAACCATAAAAAAACATTCTTATCTAAACTCAAAAATCTATTCAATTAA
- a CDS encoding fatty acid desaturase encodes MNQKGTYIGITVITLWLFSLGFLLSVYEINWYNPLTYLFFLIQTHLYTGIFITAHDAMHHTVSKNTKVNNIIGTIATGLFAFNYYPRLLKKHHEHHRFVATDKDPDFHHGNFWVWYFNFAKNYITIIQIILMAITYNILKLIFPLENVIFYWMIPSVVATCQLFYFGTYLPHRHAPDNKHHSRSQAKNHVWAFISCYFFGYHYEHHDSPNTPWWRLYQKR; translated from the coding sequence ATGAATCAAAAAGGAACATATATCGGAATTACAGTTATTACGCTTTGGCTTTTTAGTCTTGGTTTTTTGCTGAGTGTCTATGAAATAAACTGGTATAATCCTCTTACCTATCTGTTTTTTCTTATTCAAACTCATCTTTATACAGGAATTTTCATTACAGCACATGATGCCATGCACCACACCGTTTCGAAAAACACAAAAGTAAATAATATCATCGGAACGATTGCAACAGGACTTTTTGCCTTCAATTATTATCCAAGATTATTAAAAAAACACCACGAACATCATCGTTTTGTAGCGACAGACAAAGACCCAGATTTTCATCACGGAAACTTTTGGGTTTGGTACTTTAATTTTGCCAAAAACTACATTACCATTATTCAGATTATCTTGATGGCGATTACTTATAATATTTTGAAACTTATTTTTCCATTAGAAAATGTGATTTTTTATTGGATGATTCCTTCTGTTGTGGCTACGTGTCAGCTTTTTTATTTTGGGACATATTTGCCTCACAGACATGCACCTGACAACAAACACCATTCAAGAAGTCAAGCTAAAAATCACGTTTGGGCATTTATTTCGTGTTACTTTTTCGGTTATCACTACGAACATCACGACAGCCCAAATACGCCTTGGTGGAGGTTATATCAAAAGAGATAA